The DNA window TATTGATTGTGGAAGACGATCGCGAGCTGCGCCAGGTTCTGTCTTACTCGCTCATGGATATCGGCGCCGAGTGCGTCGAAGCCACGGATGGCCGCAAGGCGCTGGAGATCCTGTGCCAGAGCCTGGCGCCCGAGGAGCAGTTCCAACTGGTGCTGCTGGACATCCTCATGCCCGGCGGGGTGAGTGGCTGGGACGTGCTGGAGGCCATGCGGGCCAACCCGCTGTGGTCGGACATCCCGGCGGTGGTGCT is part of the bacterium genome and encodes:
- a CDS encoding response regulator; amino-acid sequence: MPRVLIVEDDRELRQVLSYSLMDIGAECVEATDGRKALEILCQSLAPEEQFQLVLLDILMPGGVSGWDVLEAMRANPLWSDIPAVVLSGKATLLAEQERARKLRAAHLQKTARFVDEVMAKAREVLGLGDDATA